The genomic DNA AAGCGAGTGTAACGATAAGAGATAATAGGAGCAAACCGTATGGGCCGAATAATTGTTGTACGATAACAGTAAGTAGCTGTCCACCATTTTTTGCATATCCGAGAGAGACACTAGTTGTCCCAAGCCAGCCGAGTGCACCATATACAAGTACGAGTCCTGTAGCGGCAATAAGCCCTGCTTTTGCTGTGGCGATGGCAATGGACTTACGATCATTCACACCTTTAGAGCGAATTGCATTTACAACGATAATTCCAAATGCAAGTGCTGAAATGGTGTCCATTGTTAAGTACCCTTCCATAAAGCCTTTGAAGATTGGAGAAGTTTGATACTCTTGCATAGCTGGTCCTGATTGTCCAAGTGGTGTAAAGACACTTTTAACAAACAATAAGAAAATTGAGAGTAATAAAATAGGTGTTAATATATTTCCAATACGATCGACAAGTTTAGATGGATTTAAACTCAGCCAAAATACGATAGTAAAGAATATGATTGTATATACAAATAGCACTAGGCTGCTAGAGCGGATTGTTTCTGGTAAGAAAGAACTAACACCCATTTCATAAGCAACATTTGCAACACGTGGGATGCCCATGGATGGACCGATGGCAATGTATACAACTACCGTAAAGAAAATTCCGAATAATGGATGAACATGACTTGCAAGTTGCTGCATTCCATTTCCTGATAGAGAAATTGCGATAACAGTAAGTAGTGGTAAGCCAACTCCTGTTAGTAAAAATCCAATCATTGCGGGCCAAAAGTTTTCACCTGCGTTTTGGCCAAGCATGGGAGGGAAAATTAAATTACCTGCCCCAAAAAATAAAGAAAATAGCATAAGACCCGTGAAAAAAATATGTTTTTTTGATACAGTGTTCATTGTTTTTCCTCCTTTTTTAAATTCATTTGTAAGAACACAAAAAACTCGTCCCTAAAGAAAGGGACGAGTTATATTTACCCGCGATACCACCCTAATTTACACATGTAGAAATAAATCTATATGTATACGGCTTTGCAACGTACAACATGATACGTGTTCCTTGTAACGGGGGACGGCCGGTAAGAACTTACTGTAACATTCGGTTCTACTTCTCGGAGATGATTTTCGGTTACGCACTGAACGTTGGCTTTCAGCAAATCGCCAACTCTCTGGGGAACAGTTCTATAACGTACTCGTTCTCGTCAATGAATTTTTATTCAAGTATTCTGACAGTATTGTTGCATGTTTTTTTTAGAAAGTCAATATGTTTTTTGAAAGATATATTTATATACGGAAATATCGAAAGTAATATTCGTTGTTGCAAAAGGAATAATGAATTGTAAAATGGGAGTAAAAATTTGTGGAGAATTGTAAAATTTATAGAGAAAGTTGATATTTATAGGAGTAAAGAAGGGATTATTTGAATTTACAGAGAATATTACAACAATCCACTTGCTGGAAAGAACAAACCAAAAGAGGTGACTGAAATGCTTGCGATGGGAGTATTATTTGGCATTATTGCTATAATTGGTTTTATGTGGTTATATTATTCGCGTTCGTTTAAACAAGCAGAAGTTTTACTCTTTCAAAAAGGTAGTTTGTTGACAAATCAGTCTAGATATTTAGTATGTCCGAAGTGTGGAAGTGCACAGGCCAGAAGTGGAGGATATCAAGAGTGTTGCAAAATTAGATTATGAAAGAAAGGAAGCCTCACATTATTTTGTGAGGCTTCCTTCCTTACAACTTCATGGCGCTCCAAATTGTCCATCGATCTCTTTCAATAATAGGAGAGACGTTTTGTAATGTGGTCTGTATATGTTGTAGAAGTTGAGAAAGTTCATCATCTGTTAACTCATATAGAATGGATCGACCTGTTCGAGGAGATAAATCTTGTAGCAATGCTTCTACAGAATCATGTATTTTTCGTACTTCCCATTGTGTTTGTGTGGGAAGCACGTGAAGAGAATGTTTTTGTAATTCTTTCTGTATCGTGTTGGTTTTTGGACGTCTTTTTGACTCTATTTCAATGAGTTTTGGAAATATAGAGAAAAAATATCCACGAATGTGTTCGGGACTTCCTGGAACTGTACAATCTTCAATCGTTCGATCTTGTAAAATAAGTACACCGTTTTTATTTAATATACGAGAAGCTTCACATAAAAATGTAGGAATGTCTTGTAAATGATGAATAACTGCGCGCGAAATAACTATGTCGAATGTTTCGTTAGGGTATGGGATATTATGTGCATCACCGTGGATGAAAGAAATATTTGGGAAATTGTTGCAATTTTCTTTTGCAGCTTGTAATATTTCTTTTGAAAAATCAAGTCCCACAACATTTTTGGCTCCCATAAGAGCGAGTTCTTTCGTATAAATCCCGCCACCGCAGCCAATATCAATTATTTGCTTGTTTTGTATGTCTGTAATGTTTTTTACCATTTCAGCCCAAGAAATATGAGCGTTTCTTGTTGCGTATGTGTATTTATTATTTGCATCATGAAAATTAATGGACATGATAAAGACCTCCTTTCAATGATTAGTATAACTTATTTAATAGGATGTCACGTTTTTGTTTTATGTATGAAGATTATAAGAATTTCTTATCGTAAAAGGAGGATTAATTTGAAAGGGAAATATGTATTGTTGTTATTTGTTATGTTACTAGCAGCTTGTGGTCAAGCTGAGCAAAAACAAGAAACAAAAAAAGTAGAAGAGACGGTGAATGAAGTGAAAGAAACAATAGGGGTAACCGTTATACAAAAAAAACATAAAGAGAAAAAGTTGCAGGAATCAGAAGCGAAGTTAGTAATAGACATTTTGGATAAAGCTGAGAAACAAGAAATAACCGGAAGCTTCGGTGAACCTGAATATGAAATACAAATTAGTAGAGAGGGGAAAAAAGAAACTTATTATGCATGGTTAAGGGGAGAAGATAGACGAGGATGGGTGCAATATAAGAAAGTTATGTATATGTTGAATGAAAAAGATACGGAAAAGCTTTTGGCTATATTTCCAAATGTTTCAGAACAAAAAGAAGAAGAGATGCAGGTAGGTCCTTTAACGGAGGTAACAAAAAAAGATTTGCAGATTACCGCGTTTCATATTAAAGCAGGCTATCAAAACGTGAATTATATGATACGGTATACGATTTCACAATCACTATACAACAAGTTAGTGAAGGAACAAGAATAT from Bacillus cereus G9842 includes the following:
- the brnQ3 gene encoding branched-chain amino acid transport system II carrier protein BrnQ3, yielding MNTVSKKHIFFTGLMLFSLFFGAGNLIFPPMLGQNAGENFWPAMIGFLLTGVGLPLLTVIAISLSGNGMQQLASHVHPLFGIFFTVVVYIAIGPSMGIPRVANVAYEMGVSSFLPETIRSSSLVLFVYTIIFFTIVFWLSLNPSKLVDRIGNILTPILLLSIFLLFVKSVFTPLGQSGPAMQEYQTSPIFKGFMEGYLTMDTISALAFGIIVVNAIRSKGVNDRKSIAIATAKAGLIAATGLVLVYGALGWLGTTSVSLGYAKNGGQLLTVIVQQLFGPYGLLLLSLIVTLACLTTCVGLVSACSQYFSTLLTTFSYKTFASIICALGLLVANLGLTKIIAISVPILLVVYPIAIVLVLLSLLHKYFGGYRSVYVGALIGAAVVSVFDGLKQGGIPVSFITSNFEFIPLYNEGIGWLLPALAGALIGFTIAKLNGAKKVPLITDAKAS
- a CDS encoding class I SAM-dependent methyltransferase is translated as MSINFHDANNKYTYATRNAHISWAEMVKNITDIQNKQIIDIGCGGGIYTKELALMGAKNVVGLDFSKEILQAAKENCNNFPNISFIHGDAHNIPYPNETFDIVISRAVIHHLQDIPTFLCEASRILNKNGVLILQDRTIEDCTVPGSPEHIRGYFFSIFPKLIEIESKRRPKTNTIQKELQKHSLHVLPTQTQWEVRKIHDSVEALLQDLSPRTGRSILYELTDDELSQLLQHIQTTLQNVSPIIERDRWTIWSAMKL